The stretch of DNA ATGTGTAtaaaccccaaaacaaaacactacACACTCCTTCAAAGTCCAGGAGATCTCTGAGCACAGAACCTACTTGGCAAACTACACTAGAAACTCAGTTGGTGACCCAAGGTTCCTTCTTTCACAGCCCAGTCATCCCAAGGACCCACCTACCCCCAAAGATGGATGCATCTTTCTAGGAGTCAGCATGGAGAACACAGGCCCCACAGCTGAACTGGCTTTCCTATTTGCCTCATTCTCCAATTCCCTAGCAAGTTCCCTGAGAAAAAGCTCTAATTAGAGCTAAGCTGTTCtacccactcccaccccaagTAGGGCAGGGCCAGAGCCTGGACAAAAGTATGCCTCCAttttcctggggctgctgctccccccacccccctgcccctgccccccgcGGAGACCAGTTGTGCCCGTGTCCTCAAGTCACAACAGGAAAATCCGAGTGTTAGGGACACAGCATGAGTTCTAGGGATAAAAATGACAAGAGTAAATTCTAGATCAAAATTAGGTGAGGACAAGGACAAACATTAGCAGCAGGGAGATTTATGCCCTGTCCTGAGGTTATGCAAAGGACCCCTGATCTGGGCTCTGTATCTTGAGGTCTCATGCCAGTGCTCAAGAGTGAGTTCATGCACACCAGGGGATGTGTCTGCTCAGAGTCTTCCCTTCTAGTCCATGCTTTGGTGACTGACCCTGAACTCTACCCAAGGGTTCCCAAGCCCATGGCAGCATCTTGCACCTAAGCTCCAAGGAGTGGCTGGATGTTGGGTTGTAGAGGGCACTTCAGTCCATGTGTCCACGTGCATGAGCAGGAAACCCTTCAGTACCAGGCAGATGGGGGATAGGGAGAGAAAAGTGTTGGGGTGGCATAGGCTTCCCTCCTgcggcctgtgtgtgtgtggtgagactCTGAAGACGAGAAATTCTAAATTGAAACCTGATGCTCCAgatctttgacttttttttaaaaaagctttttataaaggaagacaatgaaattttattttactacGTTCTTAAACCTATTTCAAGCTTCAAAACTCAGACACCGTGTGTGCCTCCATTCAGGCTTTTCCCTGGCTCTCAAATGTTAGGGACAGGCCTGCCAACCTGTGTTTCAGGAGTTGCATCCCATCGGGGCCAGACTGTAGAGAGGCTGCTGGAAAGGCTGCAGGTTTGTGGCCTGCAGCCGGTCCCGCGGGAGATGGCCCCAGGGGCGCCTGCACTGCTGCTATTGTCGCTGCTGTCACTGCCGGGTCTCCCGCCTCGCGCTGCCGCCTGCCCCGCCGCCTGCCGCTGCTACAGCGCCACGGTGGAGTGCGGTGCTCTGCGACTGCGCGTGGTCCCTCCTGGAATCCCACCCGGGACGCAGGTGGGCACCGCGTGGGGCTGACGGGCTGCGGACAAGGGGTGCCAGCGAAACGGAGGGACGGGTGTGTGAGTCTCCCCGTGGGTGAATGGGGCGCTCTAGGGAAAAGAAAGACCCCTTCAGAGGGGTAAACGCCATCTCTCCCTCCGACACAGACGCTGTTCCTGCAGGACAATAGCATCGCGCGCTTGGAGCCGGGCATCCTGGCGCCCCTTGCCTCCCTGCGCCATCTCTACCTGCACAACAACAGCCTACACGCCCTGGAGTCGGGCGCCTTCCGCGCGCAGTCGCGCCTGCTGGAACTGGCGCTCACTGGCAACCGGCTGCGCGGCTTGCGCGTCGGCGCTTTCGCAGGCCTAGCCCAACTGCGCGTGCTCTACCTAGCTGGGAACCAGCTGGTACAGCTGCTGGATTTCACTTTCCTACACTTGCAGGTGAGGTGGGAGTAGTGTGCAAGAAGGGTAGAGGTCCTCCTGCACTGCCACCTGCCCTACCGGGCTGGAGtagtgaaggggaaaaaaggcagCCCAGGCTAGTCTGGTAAGAAGGGGACCTGTCCCCCAGGGCCCTTTTCTCTGATGATCTGTCCCTGCTTCAGCGACTGCAGGAGCTACACCTGCAGGACAACAGCATTGAGCTGCTGGAGGACCAGGCTCTGGCTGGGCTCTCCTCATTGGCACTGCTGGACCTCAGCAGGAACCAGCTGGGCACCATCAGCCGGGAGACCCTGCAGCCACTGGCCAGCCTGCAGGTCCTGCGCCTCACAGGTAACTTTCTGGGGGCAAGGGGCTCTCATGCAAAGGCAGCTTCCTTGGCCACAGTGGTGGCACTAGGGAGCCAGCCAGCTGTGGAGAGGGATCCAGTggcagccctgggggtgggggtgggggggtgggcagcACTACCTATCCACAGCCATGACAGAAAGCTGCTAGGAACACGGGTAGAGTCATAGTTGCCTAAGGGAGACAGGACATGTACAAGGCCCTGAACAAACCAGACAGAGCTGAGCAGCTTCCACATTTCTGAGCCAGGAGAGGGCCTGCaggaaaaaactggaaacatGACCAAGACTGGGGACATTCCCTCCAGACAGCTCCTGAAGACAAAGCTGGCAGGATGTGCAAGGTCTTAGTGCTGGTGGGATGTCTATGTGGACACAGAGGTTCCCCTCAAATAGCAAAACTTGTGGCAGGGAGAGATGCCAGGAACAAGAGCTTTCTCAGAGACTCGTGAAATGAATTGGACATGCATCACAGAATGGAGTTtggggtgtgggggggtggggggggtgggtgcTGCCCACACTAAGGAGCCCCCTGACAGACAGAGGTGGCAGGGGTCCCCCACGGTGTTAGATAAGGGGCTCCTGCTCTTGCCAACAACCCCAACCGCACAGGCTGTGTTCCAGAGCTACCCCTGAGCTACATGCCTGCTGCTGCTCCGCCTACAGAGAACCCATGGCGCTGTGACTGTGCCCTGCACTGGCTGGGAGCCTGGATCAAGGAGGGAGGCCAGCGCCTGCTCAGCTCCAGAGACAAGAAGATCCTGTGTGCAGAGCCCCCGCGCCTGGCACTTCAGAGTCTTCTGGAAGTATCTGGAAGTAGCCTCATCTGCATCCCACCGTCTGTGCACGTGGAACCGCTGGAGGTGACAGCCAACCTGGGTGAGGACCTGCgggtggcctgccaggcttcaggCTACCCGCAGCCCCTGGTGACCTGGAGAAAGGTGGCGCAGCCTCGCGAGGGTGCGCCGCGCGCCCAGGCCCAGCCGGAAGTTGGGTGGCGGGGCCCAGGAGGTCTCGGGGCCTCCGACACTGGCAGCGGCATGCTCTTCCTCACCAACATCACCCTGGCCCACGCCGGAAAGTACGAGTGTGAGGCCTCCAACGCCGGCGGCGCCGCCCGCGTTCCCTTCCAGCTCTTGG from Ovis aries strain OAR_USU_Benz2616 breed Rambouillet chromosome 9, ARS-UI_Ramb_v3.0, whole genome shotgun sequence encodes:
- the LRRC24 gene encoding leucine-rich repeat-containing protein 24 isoform X1, with the protein product MLQIFDFFLKKLFIKEDNEILFYYVLKPISSFKTQTPCVPPFRLFPGSQMLGTGLPTCVSGVASHRGQTVERLLERLQVCGLQPVPREMAPGAPALLLLSLLSLPGLPPRAAACPAACRCYSATVECGALRLRVVPPGIPPGTQTLFLQDNSIARLEPGILAPLASLRHLYLHNNSLHALESGAFRAQSRLLELALTGNRLRGLRVGAFAGLAQLRVLYLAGNQLVQLLDFTFLHLQRLQELHLQDNSIELLEDQALAGLSSLALLDLSRNQLGTISRETLQPLASLQVLRLTGCVPELPLSYMPAAAPPTENPWRCDCALHWLGAWIKEGGQRLLSSRDKKILCAEPPRLALQSLLEVSGSSLICIPPSVHVEPLEVTANLGEDLRVACQASGYPQPLVTWRKVAQPREGAPRAQAQPEVGWRGPGGLGASDTGSGMLFLTNITLAHAGKYECEASNAGGAARVPFQLLVNVSRQQQLAPAPPPAGGPVSHEPLPETGSMAFRALGLATQTAIAAAIALLALTALLLATMICRRRRRRKKAPGPSGEGALFVNDYSDGPCTFAQLEELRDERGHEMFVIDRSKPLFAESAAEAAEAPGVAQGLPLQPPSAYEIHC
- the LRRC24 gene encoding leucine-rich repeat-containing protein 24 isoform X4 codes for the protein MAPGAPALLLLSLLSLPGLPPRAAACPAACRCYSATVECGALRLRVVPPGIPPGTQTLFLQDNSIARLEPGILAPLASLRHLYLHNNSLHALESGAFRAQSRLLELALTGNRLRGLRVGAFAGLAQLRVLYLAGNQLVQLLDFTFLHLQRLQELHLQDNSIELLEDQALAGLSSLALLDLSRNQLGTISRETLQPLASLQVLRLTGCVPELPLSYMPAAAPPTENPWRCDCALHWLGAWIKEGGQRLLSSRDKKILCAEPPRLALQSLLEVSGSSLICIPPSVHVEPLEVTANLGEDLRVACQASGYPQPLVTWRKVAQPREGAPRAQAQPEVGWRGPGGLGASDTGSGMLFLTNITLAHAGKYECEASNAGGAARVPFQLLVNVSRQQQLAPAPPPAGGPVSHEPLPETGSMAFRALGLATQTAIAAAIALLALTALLLATMICRRRRRRKKAPGPSGEGALFVNDYSDGPCTFAQLEELRDERGHEMFVIDRSKPLFAESAAEAAEAPGVAQGLPLQPPSAYEIHC
- the LRRC24 gene encoding leucine-rich repeat-containing protein 24 isoform X5; this translates as MAPGAPALLLLSLLSLPGLPPRAAACPAACRCYSATVECGALRLRVVPPGIPPGTQTLFLQDNSIARLEPGILAPLASLRHLYLHNNSLHALESGAFRAQSRLLELALTGNRLRGLRVGAFAGLAQLRVLYLAGNQLVQLLDFTFLHLQELHLQDNSIELLEDQALAGLSSLALLDLSRNQLGTISRETLQPLASLQVLRLTGCVPELPLSYMPAAAPPTENPWRCDCALHWLGAWIKEGGQRLLSSRDKKILCAEPPRLALQSLLEVSGSSLICIPPSVHVEPLEVTANLGEDLRVACQASGYPQPLVTWRKVAQPREGAPRAQAQPEVGWRGPGGLGASDTGSGMLFLTNITLAHAGKYECEASNAGGAARVPFQLLVNVSRQQQLAPAPPPAGGPVSHEPLPETGSMAFRALGLATQTAIAAAIALLALTALLLATMICRRRRRRKKAPGPSGEGALFVNDYSDGPCTFAQLEELRDERGHEMFVIDRSKPLFAESAAEAAEAPGVAQGLPLQPPSAYEIHC
- the LRRC24 gene encoding leucine-rich repeat-containing protein 24 isoform X3, which codes for MLQIFDFFLKKLFIKEDNEILFYYVLKPISSFKTQTPCVPPFRLFPGSQMLGTGLPTCVSGVASHRGQTVERLLERLQVCGLQPVPREMAPGAPALLLLSLLSLPGLPPRAAACPAACRCYSATVECGALRLRVVPPGIPPGTQTLFLQDNSIARLEPGILAPLASLRHLYLHNNSLHALESGAFRAQSRLLELALTGNRLRGLRVGAFAGLAQLRVLYLAGNQLVQLLDFTFLHLQRLQELHLQDNSIELLEDQALAGLSSLALLDLSRNQLGTISRETLQPLASLQVLRLTENPWRCDCALHWLGAWIKEGGQRLLSSRDKKILCAEPPRLALQSLLEVSGSSLICIPPSVHVEPLEVTANLGEDLRVACQASGYPQPLVTWRKVAQPREGAPRAQAQPEVGWRGPGGLGASDTGSGMLFLTNITLAHAGKYECEASNAGGAARVPFQLLVNVSRQQQLAPAPPPAGGPVSHEPLPETGSMAFRALGLATQTAIAAAIALLALTALLLATMICRRRRRRKKAPGPSGEGALFVNDYSDGPCTFAQLEELRDERGHEMFVIDRSKPLFAESAAEAAEAPGVAQGLPLQPPSAYEIHC
- the LRRC24 gene encoding leucine-rich repeat-containing protein 24 isoform X2, whose protein sequence is MLQIFDFFLKKLFIKEDNEILFYYVLKPISSFKTQTPCVPPFRLFPGSQMLGTGLPTCVSGVASHRGQTVERLLERLQVCGLQPVPREMAPGAPALLLLSLLSLPGLPPRAAACPAACRCYSATVECGALRLRVVPPGIPPGTQTLFLQDNSIARLEPGILAPLASLRHLYLHNNSLHALESGAFRAQSRLLELALTGNRLRGLRVGAFAGLAQLRVLYLAGNQLVQLLDFTFLHLQELHLQDNSIELLEDQALAGLSSLALLDLSRNQLGTISRETLQPLASLQVLRLTGCVPELPLSYMPAAAPPTENPWRCDCALHWLGAWIKEGGQRLLSSRDKKILCAEPPRLALQSLLEVSGSSLICIPPSVHVEPLEVTANLGEDLRVACQASGYPQPLVTWRKVAQPREGAPRAQAQPEVGWRGPGGLGASDTGSGMLFLTNITLAHAGKYECEASNAGGAARVPFQLLVNVSRQQQLAPAPPPAGGPVSHEPLPETGSMAFRALGLATQTAIAAAIALLALTALLLATMICRRRRRRKKAPGPSGEGALFVNDYSDGPCTFAQLEELRDERGHEMFVIDRSKPLFAESAAEAAEAPGVAQGLPLQPPSAYEIHC